The sequence GGCCCCTTCTGCGTAGGTCTGCTGCTCGCTGACCGCGCCCTGGCTGTAATAATCCGGGCGCGGCTCTAATACCCCGTCCACCAGGCTATAGGCTTTGATAAATCGATTTTGTTTATCGGCGCTGAAATACCAGTCAGTATCCTTCATGCCCAGTGGCTCAAGCACGCTTTGCTTCACATACTGGCGCAGCGGCATGCCGGAGATACGCTCAATCAGGTAACCGAGCATATTGGTGCTGATATGGTAATCCCAGTCAGCACCCGGCTCGAAGCCCAGCGGATACTCTGCCAGTGCCTGCATTTCATCGCGCAGATAGGCGGCATGCATATCACCGCCGCCGGTGTGCTGTCCATGGGGAATAAAATCGGGTTCAGGTGCGCCGAAAAAGCCAATTGGCCGCGCATCTCCCTCAAGGTTCTGACTGCGCATCTCGCCTGCCAGCCTGGCACCGAGCCCGGAGGTATGGCTCATCAGATGCACAAAGGTCATGGGGGTACTCACCTTCTCGGTCAGATAATTGCCATCCTCATCTTTGCCCGTGACCAGGGTGTCGGGAATACCGGGGAAGTAGTCGGCAACGGGATCATCAATCGCCACCAGCCCTTGTTCAACCAGAGTCATAAAGGCCACCGTTACCACCGCTTTGGTCTGCGAGAACAACACGTAATAGTCATCCAGAGACGCCGGTATATTATTGTCCGGATCTTTCCAGCCGTGGGCGTTGGCATAGACCACCCTGCCGTCTTTAATCACCATCGCCGCCAGGCCGGGGGCTTTGTTGTGGTCGATATAGGATTGCAGTAAGGCGTCCATTTGTGGGTCGTGTACCACGCTCACCTCTGACAGATTGTCCTGAGCGTACTGGCTTTTTGCATGGGCGATACCGCCCTCCTCCGAGCGCTGTTGCGGCTGGCTGCAGGCCATCAGGGCCATGGCCATCAAGGCAGGCAAATACCAGTTTTTTCCGGTCATAAGAACACTCCGTTTTATGTGCAACAGCTTAACTTATCCTTAGCAGGCCAGAATAACCCCGGCATCTGGACAGCGCTTTTACGTTTTCTTACCTGCCTGCCCTTTAATTGGGTCGTCTCAGATGGAATATCTGGCATTGATTACCCAGTTTGGGGCCCTGGGCAAAGTTAGTGCCTTCGGCCAGGCCGCAATTGGCCAGATCCATCACCTGCTTGCTGTAGCGGTTTTCCAGCAGCATGCCGCCACCGTCGGCCGCCGTAAGCCGCCACTGAGCAGTCTTGGCATCGCAATCTGATAGTTGCAGGTTAGCGCCGGGTACGATGGCATCGTTTTCGCTGGCGATGCAGAGGTTATCCGCATGTTTGGGTTTGACCTGAAAATAGCCGGTATCGGTATGGGTAAATAGCCAGCGCTGATTATCCTGATATTGCCAGGCAGCCTGCTGAATATTGGCACCAATACTGTCACCCTCTGCCGCCGGAGTCTTACCGGACTGGCGGCTTAGCAGCACCACTTCACCCATGGGTTGTAAGCGCCAGTCCTGACAGGCGCTGTC comes from Lacimicrobium alkaliphilum and encodes:
- a CDS encoding serine hydrolase domain-containing protein, giving the protein MTGKNWYLPALMAMALMACSQPQQRSEEGGIAHAKSQYAQDNLSEVSVVHDPQMDALLQSYIDHNKAPGLAAMVIKDGRVVYANAHGWKDPDNNIPASLDDYYVLFSQTKAVVTVAFMTLVEQGLVAIDDPVADYFPGIPDTLVTGKDEDGNYLTEKVSTPMTFVHLMSHTSGLGARLAGEMRSQNLEGDARPIGFFGAPEPDFIPHGQHTGGGDMHAAYLRDEMQALAEYPLGFEPGADWDYHISTNMLGYLIERISGMPLRQYVKQSVLEPLGMKDTDWYFSADKQNRFIKAYSLVDGVLEPRPDYYSQGAVSEQQTYAEGAIGLNGPITDYAKFCLMLLNRGEYNGQRILKAETVERMTQINRLPTPNSGGEGFEFGLGFRLFNDNSKPVAAISNSAYAWGGMMGTEYLIDPQHQMVTLFYLNMYDREDLYTPFLKQVYKMIDGAE